In Vibrio sp. STUT-A11, a genomic segment contains:
- the acnD gene encoding Fe/S-dependent 2-methylisocitrate dehydratase AcnD: MSTTINTQYRKSLPGTQLDYFDAREAVNTITPGAYETLPYTSRVLAEQLVRRCDPNVLTDSLKQLIERKRDLDFPWYPARVVCHDILGQTALVDLAGLRDAIADQGGDPAKVNPVVETQLIVDHSLAVEHAGFEPDAFDKNRAIEERRNEDRFHFIEWCKTAFENVSVIPAGNGIMHQINLEKMSPVVQAKQGIAYPDTCVGTDSHTPHVDALGVIAIGVGGLEAETVMLGRPSMMRLPDIVGVKLTGKRQPGITATDIVLAITEFLRNERVVSSYLEFFGEGARDLTIGDRATISNMTPEYGATAGMFYIDEQTINYLKLTGRDEQQVDLVEKYAKQTGLWADDLDTAVYERVLEFDLSSVSRNMAGPSNPHRRLPTSELAQRGISGEWEEKEGELPDGAVIIAAITSCTNTSNPRNVVAAGLVAKKANELGLVRKPWVKSSFAPGSKVARLYLEEAGLLPELEKLGFGIVGYACTTCNGMSGALDPKIQQEIIDRDLYATAVLSGNRNFDGRIHPYAKQAFLASPPLVVAYALAGTIRFDIERDSLGTDQNGKPIYLNDLWPSDEEIDAVVGQHVKPEQFNQVYIQMFKLDDAAQNSNPLYDWRPMSTYIRRPPYWEGALAGERTLSGMRPLAVLGDNITTDHLSPSNAIMASSAAGEYLAKMGVPEEDFNSYATHRGDHLTAQRATFANPKLFNEMVKENGEVVQGSLARIEPEGQVVRMWEAIETYMNRKQPLIVVAGADYGQGSSRDWAAKGVRLAGVEAIVAEGFERIHRTNLVGMGVLPLQFKPGVNRNTLELDGTEVYDVVGEIKPGADLALVITRSNGEKVDVPVTCRLDTADEVHVYNAGGVLQRFAQDFLAQ, from the coding sequence ATGAGCACAACTATTAATACCCAATATCGTAAGTCGCTTCCGGGGACTCAACTTGATTACTTTGATGCCCGCGAAGCCGTAAATACTATTACTCCTGGAGCCTATGAAACGCTCCCTTACACCTCACGCGTTCTTGCCGAGCAGCTTGTACGACGCTGCGATCCAAACGTTTTAACCGACAGCCTAAAACAGCTTATTGAGCGTAAGCGAGATCTGGATTTTCCCTGGTATCCTGCACGTGTCGTATGTCACGACATCTTAGGCCAGACGGCTTTGGTTGACTTGGCTGGTCTTCGCGATGCGATTGCGGATCAGGGCGGTGACCCTGCGAAAGTAAACCCAGTGGTTGAAACACAGCTTATTGTTGACCACTCACTTGCGGTAGAACACGCAGGGTTTGAGCCTGATGCATTTGATAAAAACCGTGCGATTGAAGAGCGCCGAAATGAAGACCGATTCCACTTTATCGAGTGGTGTAAAACCGCATTTGAAAACGTCAGTGTGATTCCTGCGGGCAACGGCATCATGCACCAAATCAATCTGGAAAAAATGTCTCCAGTGGTGCAGGCGAAGCAGGGCATTGCTTACCCGGACACTTGTGTAGGTACTGACAGTCACACACCTCACGTTGATGCGCTAGGTGTTATCGCGATTGGTGTGGGTGGTCTGGAAGCAGAAACTGTAATGCTTGGCCGACCATCGATGATGCGCCTGCCGGATATTGTCGGTGTAAAACTGACGGGTAAACGTCAACCGGGCATTACCGCAACGGATATCGTTCTTGCGATCACTGAGTTCCTGCGTAATGAGCGTGTTGTTTCTTCTTACTTAGAATTCTTTGGCGAAGGTGCACGAGACCTGACTATCGGTGACCGCGCGACCATCTCCAACATGACACCAGAATACGGTGCGACCGCAGGTATGTTCTACATTGACGAACAGACCATCAACTACTTGAAACTGACTGGCCGTGATGAACAGCAAGTTGACCTGGTAGAGAAATACGCAAAACAAACTGGCCTTTGGGCAGACGATCTTGATACTGCGGTTTATGAGCGTGTACTTGAGTTTGATTTGTCATCAGTAAGCCGTAACATGGCTGGCCCTTCAAACCCTCACCGCCGTTTGCCTACTTCTGAGCTGGCACAACGTGGTATTTCTGGTGAATGGGAAGAGAAAGAAGGCGAATTGCCTGATGGCGCGGTGATCATCGCTGCGATCACATCGTGTACTAACACCAGTAACCCACGAAACGTGGTTGCTGCGGGCCTTGTGGCGAAGAAAGCCAACGAACTTGGCCTTGTGCGTAAGCCTTGGGTGAAATCGTCTTTTGCTCCGGGTTCTAAGGTTGCGCGTCTTTACCTGGAAGAAGCAGGCTTACTACCAGAATTAGAGAAGCTTGGCTTTGGTATTGTTGGTTACGCATGTACCACCTGTAACGGTATGAGCGGCGCGTTGGATCCAAAAATTCAGCAAGAGATCATCGATCGCGATTTGTACGCGACAGCGGTACTTTCGGGTAACCGTAACTTTGATGGCCGGATCCACCCTTACGCGAAGCAAGCTTTCTTAGCTTCACCACCACTGGTTGTGGCTTATGCGTTAGCCGGTACGATTCGTTTTGATATCGAGCGTGATTCACTTGGCACCGACCAAAATGGCAAACCAATTTACTTAAATGATTTGTGGCCAAGCGACGAAGAGATCGATGCGGTTGTTGGTCAACACGTTAAACCAGAGCAGTTTAATCAAGTTTACATCCAGATGTTCAAACTGGACGATGCAGCGCAAAACTCTAACCCGCTATACGATTGGCGTCCGATGAGTACCTACATCCGCCGCCCACCATACTGGGAAGGTGCGTTAGCAGGTGAAAGAACGCTTTCTGGAATGCGTCCTTTAGCAGTTCTGGGTGACAACATCACCACTGACCACCTATCACCTTCGAACGCGATCATGGCGAGCAGTGCGGCAGGCGAATACCTAGCAAAAATGGGGGTTCCGGAAGAGGACTTCAACTCTTACGCGACCCACCGTGGCGACCACTTAACGGCGCAACGTGCGACTTTTGCTAACCCGAAACTGTTTAACGAAATGGTGAAAGAAAACGGCGAAGTCGTACAGGGTTCTCTAGCTCGAATCGAGCCAGAAGGTCAGGTGGTTCGCATGTGGGAAGCAATTGAAACTTACATGAATCGTAAGCAACCACTTATCGTTGTAGCTGGCGCAGACTACGGTCAGGGTTCATCTCGTGACTGGGCTGCAAAAGGCGTTCGATTGGCAGGGGTAGAAGCAATCGTTGCTGAAGGCTTTGAGCGTATCCACCGTACTAACTTGGTTGGTATGGGCGTACTGCCGCTGCAATTCAAGCCGGGTGTTAACCGTAATACGCTAGAACTGGATGGTACTGAGGTTTACGACGTAGTGGGTGAGATTAAACCAGGAGCGGATTTAGCCTTGGTTATCACACGCAGCAACGGCGAGAAAGTCGACGTTCCTGTTACCTGTCGTCTAGACACCGCTGATGAAGTTCACGTGTACAACGCGGGTGGCGTACTGCAGCGTTTCGCGCAAGATTTCTTGGCGCAATAA
- the prpC gene encoding 2-methylcitrate synthase: MPQTEAKKAELGGAGLRGQSAGSTALCTVGKTGTGLTYRGYDITDLANNAQFEEVAHLLLRGHLPNQQELDAYKTHLLSLRGLPTELKQALELIPATAHPMDVMRTGCSMLGNLEQEMSFDEQLQSTERMLALFPAMICYWYRFSHDGVRIDTEDQTEDSIGGYFLKLLTGKEPTELHKQVMHCSLILYAEHEFNASTFAARVCASTLSDVHSCITAAIGTLRGPLHGGANEAAMEMIEDWQTPDEAEANIMQMLANKDKIMGFGHAIYRESDPRNALIKRWSEELSKQVGDTHLYAVSERVESVMKREKGLFCNADFFHASAYHFMDIPTKLFTPIFVMSRLTGWAAHVYEQRANNRIIRPSADYTGPDHQEWVPIEKR; the protein is encoded by the coding sequence ATGCCTCAAACTGAAGCAAAGAAAGCAGAGTTAGGTGGCGCAGGCCTACGTGGTCAAAGCGCTGGAAGCACAGCTTTATGTACTGTCGGTAAAACGGGAACAGGTCTTACTTATCGCGGTTACGATATTACTGACCTTGCCAATAATGCTCAATTTGAAGAAGTGGCGCACCTGCTGTTACGTGGTCACTTACCAAATCAACAAGAACTCGATGCTTACAAGACGCACCTGTTAAGTCTTCGTGGTTTGCCAACTGAGCTAAAACAAGCTCTTGAACTGATTCCTGCGACTGCGCACCCAATGGACGTAATGCGTACAGGTTGTTCAATGTTGGGTAACTTAGAGCAGGAAATGAGCTTTGATGAGCAGCTGCAATCAACGGAGCGTATGCTCGCGCTATTCCCTGCAATGATCTGTTACTGGTACCGCTTTAGTCATGACGGTGTGCGTATCGACACTGAAGATCAGACTGAAGACAGCATCGGTGGTTACTTCCTGAAGCTACTCACTGGTAAAGAGCCAACCGAACTGCACAAACAAGTGATGCACTGCTCATTGATCCTTTACGCAGAGCATGAGTTTAATGCGTCAACATTTGCAGCGCGCGTTTGTGCATCAACATTGTCAGACGTCCACTCTTGTATTACTGCGGCAATCGGTACGCTTCGTGGTCCACTTCACGGCGGCGCAAACGAAGCGGCGATGGAAATGATTGAAGATTGGCAGACGCCAGATGAAGCAGAAGCGAACATCATGCAAATGCTTGCTAACAAAGACAAGATCATGGGCTTTGGTCATGCGATCTATCGCGAAAGCGACCCTCGCAACGCGCTGATCAAGCGCTGGTCAGAAGAGCTTTCTAAGCAAGTAGGTGACACACACCTATATGCGGTATCTGAGCGTGTTGAGTCGGTGATGAAGCGTGAAAAAGGTCTGTTCTGTAATGCGGACTTCTTCCATGCATCGGCGTACCACTTTATGGACATTCCGACCAAACTGTTCACACCGATATTCGTGATGAGCCGTTTAACCGGTTGGGCTGCACATGTGTACGAGCAACGCGCGAATAACCGCATTATTCGCCCAAGTGCAGATTACACAGGTCCAGACCATCAGGAATGGGTACCTATCGAAAAACGCTAG
- the prpB gene encoding methylisocitrate lyase codes for MSLTPGAKFRLAIEQNNPLQIVGTVNPYCAMMAKNLGHQAIYLSGGGIANASYGLPDLGITTLNDVLVDVNRITNACDLPLLVDIDTGFGGAFNIARTIKQMEKAGAAAVHMEDQVAQKRCGHRPNKAIVSQQEMVDRVKAAVDARNDESFVIMARTDALAVEGMDSAIERAIACVEAGADMIFPEAMNKLDQYLQFSNALEQATGKHVPILANITEFGATPLYGCDELAKAKVDMVLYPLSAFRAMNKAAETVYKHLLEVGNQEALVDSMQTRKELYQHLNYHDYEDKLDQLFSEGK; via the coding sequence ATGAGCTTAACACCGGGGGCGAAGTTCAGACTCGCCATTGAACAAAACAATCCGCTACAAATTGTCGGTACCGTTAACCCTTACTGCGCCATGATGGCGAAAAACCTGGGGCATCAAGCGATTTACTTGTCTGGTGGCGGTATTGCAAATGCTTCATACGGTTTGCCAGATCTGGGCATCACCACACTCAATGACGTGTTGGTGGACGTTAACCGCATTACAAACGCATGTGATTTGCCATTGTTGGTGGATATCGACACGGGTTTTGGCGGTGCATTCAATATCGCTCGCACGATCAAACAAATGGAAAAAGCGGGCGCAGCTGCGGTACACATGGAAGATCAGGTAGCGCAGAAACGTTGTGGTCACCGTCCAAACAAAGCGATTGTTAGCCAGCAAGAAATGGTTGACCGTGTTAAAGCGGCGGTGGATGCGCGTAATGACGAAAGTTTCGTGATTATGGCTCGTACTGACGCACTTGCAGTTGAAGGCATGGACAGCGCGATTGAACGTGCGATTGCTTGTGTGGAAGCGGGCGCGGACATGATTTTCCCAGAAGCGATGAACAAACTGGATCAATACCTACAGTTCTCAAATGCGCTTGAACAAGCAACGGGCAAACATGTTCCGATTCTGGCGAACATTACCGAGTTCGGTGCAACGCCACTTTACGGCTGTGATGAGTTGGCGAAAGCGAAAGTGGACATGGTGCTTTACCCACTCAGTGCGTTCCGTGCGATGAACAAAGCCGCAGAAACGGTTTACAAGCATCTGCTAGAAGTAGGCAATCAGGAAGCGCTGGTTGATTCGATGCAGACACGTAAAGAGTTGTATCAGCACCTGAATTACCACGACTACGAAGACAAACTTGACCAGCTATTCTCAGAAGGAAAATAG
- a CDS encoding GntR family transcriptional regulator has product MNSELKARYKVIASEKEHTKSETLTESLIEVIVNGDVAPGSKISEPELARKYQVSRGPLREALMRLEGLGLIERIPHVGARVTTFSPEKLIELYSVREALEGMAARLAARHITQEELLSLEMLLSTHSKHIDQVEGSSYFHQHGDFDFHYRIIQASRNSKLITLLCDELYHLLRMYRYQSPRSQSRPNEALNEHKYILEAIRNRDEELAEMLMRRHISGSRKLIQSQIIHTETESLDKD; this is encoded by the coding sequence ATGAACTCTGAGTTAAAAGCTCGTTATAAAGTGATAGCTTCTGAGAAAGAACACACCAAGTCTGAAACACTGACGGAGTCTTTGATAGAAGTTATCGTAAACGGTGATGTTGCGCCGGGGAGTAAAATCTCAGAGCCAGAGCTTGCAAGGAAATATCAAGTCAGCCGAGGGCCTTTACGTGAAGCGCTGATGCGTTTGGAAGGTTTGGGTCTGATTGAACGTATCCCGCATGTTGGAGCGAGAGTCACAACCTTTTCACCAGAAAAGCTGATTGAGCTTTACTCGGTACGAGAAGCGCTAGAAGGGATGGCAGCAAGGCTTGCGGCTCGCCATATTACCCAAGAAGAGCTATTGAGCTTAGAAATGCTATTGTCGACACATTCGAAGCATATTGACCAGGTAGAAGGCTCTTCCTATTTCCACCAACATGGTGACTTTGATTTCCACTATCGCATTATTCAGGCAAGCCGAAATAGCAAGTTGATTACTTTGTTGTGTGATGAGTTGTACCACTTACTGCGCATGTATCGTTATCAGTCACCACGTTCGCAATCTCGTCCAAACGAAGCACTCAACGAACACAAATATATTTTGGAAGCCATTCGTAATCGCGATGAAGAACTTGCAGAAATGTTAATGAGACGACACATCTCTGGGAGTCGAAAACTCATCCAATCGCAGATTATTCATACAGAAACTGAAAGTTTAGATAAAGACTAG
- a CDS encoding tripartite tricarboxylate transporter substrate binding protein: MLKVIKPTLAASIIAASFSFNTFAADVEKMHFLIPGGAGGGWDMTARGTGDVLVKSDIVETVSFQNLSGGGGGKAIAHLIETADRQEDTLMVNSTPIVVRSLSGIFPQSFRDLTPVAATVADYGAIVASADSPFNSWEDVVKAFEENPREVKIAGGSARGSMDHLVIAAAFKGEGYDARKVRYIGYDAGGKAMAALLSGETQLLSTGLGEVLEMSKSGQVKVLAITAPKRLEAAPNIPTLTEYGNETVFANWRGFFAAPGVSQEKIDEWNSALTKMYNTDEWQVVRDRNGWIDNYKADKEFFAFLEEQEQQMGDLMRELGFLK, from the coding sequence ATGTTAAAGGTAATCAAACCAACGCTCGCCGCATCTATCATCGCTGCTTCATTTTCATTTAACACTTTCGCAGCTGATGTAGAAAAAATGCATTTCCTCATTCCTGGTGGCGCCGGTGGCGGCTGGGATATGACCGCACGCGGTACGGGTGATGTACTCGTGAAATCAGACATCGTTGAAACTGTATCATTCCAAAACTTATCTGGTGGCGGCGGCGGTAAAGCCATTGCTCACTTAATTGAAACGGCGGATCGTCAAGAAGACACACTCATGGTGAACTCAACACCAATCGTCGTGCGTTCTCTTAGCGGTATTTTCCCGCAATCCTTCCGTGACCTAACCCCGGTTGCTGCTACTGTTGCAGACTACGGCGCCATTGTTGCGTCTGCAGACTCGCCATTTAACTCGTGGGAAGACGTAGTCAAAGCGTTTGAAGAGAATCCACGTGAAGTGAAAATTGCTGGCGGTTCAGCCCGCGGTTCTATGGATCACCTTGTCATTGCAGCCGCATTCAAAGGCGAAGGTTATGACGCACGTAAAGTCCGTTATATTGGCTACGACGCGGGTGGTAAAGCGATGGCTGCGCTACTTTCTGGCGAAACTCAACTCCTTTCCACTGGTTTAGGTGAAGTGCTTGAAATGTCTAAATCTGGACAAGTTAAAGTACTGGCCATTACTGCTCCGAAGCGATTAGAGGCAGCGCCGAACATTCCAACGCTAACTGAATATGGTAATGAAACGGTATTTGCCAACTGGCGTGGTTTCTTCGCAGCGCCAGGCGTTAGCCAAGAGAAAATCGACGAGTGGAATTCTGCATTGACGAAAATGTACAACACCGACGAATGGCAAGTTGTTCGCGACCGCAATGGTTGGATCGACAACTATAAAGCCGACAAAGAGTTCTTCGCGTTCCTTGAAGAGCAGGAGCAGCAAATGGGCGATTTGATGCGCGAATTAGGTTTTCTGAAATAA
- a CDS encoding tripartite tricarboxylate transporter TctB family protein, giving the protein MSHSTNFFTKENLLCRDRVGAMIFLLFCLGYGFQTSQIALFPGDEYEPFTARTLPTILTYLGIGLALLLMVTGQPDKKSGAVLTFNWKLLIAFLVLMALYGLGLTYLGFVLATSFFLLAGFYLLGERRKSILFGASFPFVIAFYLLLTQGLDIYLEPGLIFIIW; this is encoded by the coding sequence ATGTCTCATTCAACCAACTTTTTTACCAAAGAAAACTTGCTCTGCCGCGATCGCGTCGGTGCGATGATCTTTTTACTTTTCTGTCTGGGCTACGGATTCCAAACTTCTCAAATCGCATTGTTCCCCGGTGATGAATATGAACCGTTCACTGCACGCACATTGCCGACAATTCTAACTTACCTTGGTATTGGTTTAGCGCTTCTACTGATGGTAACCGGCCAGCCAGATAAAAAGAGTGGCGCCGTGTTGACATTCAACTGGAAGCTGCTGATTGCGTTCTTAGTGTTAATGGCGCTGTACGGTCTGGGGCTCACTTATCTGGGCTTTGTGCTGGCGACCAGTTTCTTCCTTCTAGCAGGTTTTTACCTATTAGGTGAAAGACGTAAGTCCATACTATTTGGCGCTTCTTTCCCTTTTGTTATCGCCTTCTATTTATTGCTGACTCAAGGTTTAGATATCTATCTTGAGCCGGGTTTAATTTTCATCATCTGGTAG
- a CDS encoding tripartite tricarboxylate transporter permease has product MLDGILQGLSTAVMPMNIMMVIVGCFVGTFIGMLPGLGPISAIALMIPITYGLEPSSGLILMAGVYYGAVFGGSTSSILINAPGCSSTVVTAFDGYPMAQKGQAGKALALAAYSSFTGGTLSAIMLLVAAPALAKVSLSFQSSDYFALMLLGLSAVAAFAGKGQVIKAWMMTILGLMLSTVGIDKGVGVERFTFGLTDLMDGFSFLLLAMATFALGETLMGILKPSADTRDEEQDKLSNIGSMKVTKEEIKEVAPVSIRSSILGFFTGVLPGAGATIAAFLSYGLERNLAPKDKKEEFGKGSIRGLVAPESANNAASSGSFVPLLTLGIPGSGTTAIMLGALIAYGIQPGPRLFVEHPDVFWSVIISMYFGNIVLVILNLPLIPYISKLLAVPRTVLLPMILFFSITGVYLVSFNTMDVFVMLLVAMAAIALRLANFPLAPLLLGFILGGLMEENLRRALMISDGELSFLWERPITLTFTVLAVLVVGSPMFVKLFQKLRAQPVKVEQ; this is encoded by the coding sequence ATGTTAGATGGAATTCTACAAGGTTTATCCACGGCGGTGATGCCAATGAACATCATGATGGTGATTGTTGGCTGTTTTGTCGGTACATTTATCGGAATGCTGCCAGGTCTTGGGCCTATTTCAGCTATCGCGTTGATGATCCCAATCACTTACGGTCTCGAACCTTCTTCTGGTTTGATTTTGATGGCTGGCGTTTACTACGGCGCGGTATTTGGTGGTTCTACGTCTTCAATTCTGATTAACGCACCAGGCTGTTCTTCAACGGTGGTAACGGCTTTTGACGGTTACCCAATGGCGCAAAAAGGTCAGGCGGGTAAAGCGTTAGCACTTGCTGCCTACTCTTCTTTCACTGGCGGCACGTTATCGGCGATCATGTTGTTAGTCGCGGCTCCTGCATTAGCAAAAGTATCGCTAAGTTTTCAATCCTCAGACTACTTCGCGTTGATGCTGCTTGGCTTGTCTGCAGTAGCGGCATTCGCTGGTAAAGGTCAGGTAATTAAAGCGTGGATGATGACCATTTTGGGCTTGATGCTGTCTACGGTTGGTATCGATAAAGGCGTGGGTGTAGAGCGCTTTACCTTCGGACTAACAGACTTGATGGATGGCTTTAGCTTCTTGTTACTTGCCATGGCGACCTTTGCACTAGGCGAAACGCTAATGGGCATTCTTAAGCCTTCTGCAGACACTCGTGATGAAGAGCAAGACAAACTGAGCAATATCGGCTCGATGAAAGTCACCAAAGAAGAGATTAAAGAAGTTGCCCCAGTTTCTATTCGTTCTTCGATTCTGGGCTTCTTTACCGGCGTACTTCCGGGCGCAGGCGCAACGATTGCCGCGTTCCTGAGCTACGGTTTGGAACGTAACCTGGCGCCAAAAGACAAAAAGGAAGAGTTTGGTAAAGGCAGCATCCGTGGTCTGGTAGCACCAGAATCGGCGAACAACGCCGCATCAAGTGGCTCATTTGTACCCTTGTTGACACTTGGTATTCCAGGTTCAGGTACCACAGCCATCATGTTAGGTGCATTAATCGCGTACGGTATTCAGCCAGGTCCACGTCTGTTTGTTGAGCACCCAGATGTATTCTGGTCAGTCATTATCTCTATGTACTTTGGTAACATCGTACTGGTTATTCTTAACTTACCGCTTATTCCGTACATCTCAAAGCTGCTGGCGGTACCGAGAACGGTACTACTTCCGATGATTTTGTTCTTCTCAATCACGGGCGTGTATTTGGTCTCATTTAACACCATGGATGTGTTTGTGATGCTGCTTGTGGCGATGGCTGCTATCGCGCTCCGATTAGCGAACTTCCCTCTTGCTCCGTTACTACTTGGCTTCATCCTTGGTGGTTTAATGGAAGAGAACTTACGCCGAGCATTGATGATTTCTGATGGTGAGTTGAGCTTCTTATGGGAACGCCCTATTACACTAACCTTTACAGTATTAGCTGTACTGGTAGTAGGCAGCCCAATGTTTGTGAAACTGTTTCAAAAGCTACGAGCTCAACCAGTCAAAGTTGAACAATAA
- a CDS encoding TAXI family TRAP transporter solute-binding subunit: MLKFKQVAITASLAALSASFSVAAEDTFVTIGTGGVTGVYYPTGGAICRLVNKSRADHGIRCSVESTGGSIYNINTIRSGELDLGIAQSDWQYHAYNGTSQFADAGPFKELRAVFSVHPEPFTVVARQDANIKSFDDLKGKRVNIGNPGSGQRGTMEVLMNEYGWTNDDFKLVSELKASEQSKALCDNKIDAMVYTVGHPSGAIKEATTSCDSNIVAIEGSHVDKLIADHSFYRVATVPGGMYRGSDEDVKTFGVGATFVSSTSVPEEVVYNVVKAVFENFDDFRRLHPAFANLKKEEMVKDGLSAPLHPGALKYYKEVGLIK, translated from the coding sequence ATGTTAAAGTTTAAGCAAGTTGCAATAACCGCATCTCTTGCGGCACTGAGTGCGAGCTTCTCTGTCGCTGCTGAAGACACCTTCGTAACGATTGGTACGGGTGGGGTAACCGGGGTTTACTATCCAACGGGTGGTGCAATCTGTCGTCTTGTGAACAAGTCACGTGCGGACCATGGTATTCGTTGTTCTGTTGAAAGTACCGGTGGTTCGATTTACAACATTAATACGATCCGCTCCGGTGAATTAGATTTAGGTATCGCTCAGTCAGACTGGCAATATCACGCCTATAACGGTACCAGTCAATTTGCTGATGCAGGTCCGTTCAAAGAGCTTAGAGCCGTATTCTCTGTTCACCCTGAACCATTTACCGTCGTTGCACGTCAAGACGCCAATATTAAATCGTTTGATGACTTAAAAGGTAAACGCGTGAATATTGGTAACCCTGGTTCAGGCCAGCGCGGTACGATGGAAGTGCTGATGAACGAATACGGCTGGACGAATGATGACTTCAAACTGGTTTCTGAGCTGAAAGCCTCTGAGCAGTCTAAAGCACTCTGTGATAATAAAATCGATGCAATGGTTTATACCGTTGGCCACCCAAGTGGTGCGATTAAAGAGGCAACCACCTCTTGTGACAGTAACATCGTTGCGATTGAAGGTTCTCACGTAGACAAGTTGATCGCTGACCATAGTTTCTATCGTGTCGCTACCGTACCAGGCGGTATGTATCGCGGATCGGATGAAGATGTGAAAACATTTGGTGTCGGTGCAACTTTTGTCTCTTCGACGTCGGTACCAGAAGAGGTAGTTTACAACGTGGTTAAAGCGGTATTTGAGAACTTTGATGACTTCCGTCGTCTGCATCCGGCATTCGCTAACCTGAAGAAAGAAGAAATGGTAAAAGATGGCTTGTCTGCGCCACTTCACCCGGGCGCATTGAAGTACTATAAAGAGGTCGGGTTGATCAAATAA